The Psychrobacillus sp. FSL K6-2836 nucleotide sequence AAGGTAGAATATCCTCAGTGCGTTTGCGTAAAGGTGGAATACTTATTGATATTTTGGCGAAATAATAATATAACTCCTTATTTAACTTGTTAGAAGCTATAAGATCTACTGGATCCTCGCCGATGCTTGCAATATATAAATTTTGTCGTCCTTCATTTGAAGAAAGAATTTGCAATAGTTCATTTTGTAATTCGAGGGATAATAAATCAATTCTTTCACAAAATATTGTACAGTTCGAGATATCTGCTAGTTCTTTTTGAAATTTATTTATTAATAAACTATCTGAGCTATGGCAAAAGAGAGAGATGAACTGTATATTTACAGGTGAAAGTTGATTGTGAATACCTTCGGCTATTAACTCCTTGCCGGTACCAGCTTCTCCAACTAAGAGGACAGGCATTCGTACATGTGCAGCCTTAATCGAACGTTCTAATACTTCCTGCATATCTGTCGAAACGGCTGTAATGCTAGAAAGGGTGATTGCTTCATTGTAACGCTTTAAAGGCTGATAAATTAGTCTTTCTAAAGCTGTTATATCGCGAGAGAATTCAACTGCCCCAATAAGTTTTTTATCTTGCCATACAGGGTATGTATCGTTAATAGTAGTTATTTCTTGTCCATTACGATTCCAGTATGTCTGTTTTGCACGTAAAACTGGTTCTCCATTATTTAAAACTTTTAGTAATGTACTTTCTTGTTGTTCAAATTGAAATAGTTCAAAGATGGATCGGTCGACAATATCTGTTAAATTTAAACCTTCAATTTCTTTCATTTTTTCGTTGTAAATAATTGTTTTGCCAGATAGGTTAACGGCGTGAATGCCTACTGCTACATGCTCGGTAGCAAATTTATAAAACGGTAGAAAATCTTTTATTTGTTCGTCCAAATGGCTCACCTCAAAAAAATATTTCACATTTTAGAATTTTTTACTTGAAAAACGCAACAATCTTTTGCATTATTATATATGTAAACTAAAAGAAACTGCAAATTTTTTTTGCACCCAATTCAAAGGAGGATATACATTTGATACCTTACAAACATGAAGCGTTCACAGATTTTTCGAAAGAAGAAAATAAAAAAGCAATTCAAGAAGGCTACAAAGTAGTTGATGCATACCTAGGAAATGATTTTCCGTTAATCGTTGGTGGGGAACGTATTACTACAGAAGCTAAAATAAAGTCTTATAATCCAGCAAAAAAAGAAGAACTAGTTGGTGCTGTTTCAAAAGCAACAAAAGAAATTGCTTCTAAAGCTATGGATATTGCAGATGAAACATTCAAAACTTGGAAAAAAGTAAAGCCTGAAATTCGTGCAGACGTTCTTTTCAAAGCAGCAGCAATCATTCGTCGTCGTAAATTCGAATTCACTGCTCTATTATCAAGAGAAGCAGGAAAAACATGGGTTGAGGCCGATGTAGAAGTTGCAGAAGGAATCGACTTCTTAGAATACTATGGTCGAGAAATGCTACGTATAAAAAATGGTGCGCCAGTTGAAAGTCGCCCAGGTGAATATAACCAATATAATTATATTCCACTAGGTGTTGCTGTTGTTATTTCACCTTGGAACTTCCCGTTTGCAATTATGGCAGGTACTACTGTTGCTGCAATGGTAGCTGGTAACACTGTACTATTAAAACCAGCTTCTACAACACCAGTAGTTTCTTATAAATTTGTAGAAGTATTAGAAGAAGCAGGGATGCTTCCAGGAGTAGTAAACTTCATACCAGGTTCTGGTGCTGAGATTGGTGACTTCATGGTAGAACACCCACGTACGCGTCTAATCAGCTTCACTGGTTCTCGTGATGTTGGTCTAGGAATCGTAGAGAAATCCTCTAAATTAGCTCCAGGGCAAATTTGGATTAAACGTTCAATCCTTGAAATGGGTGGTAAAGATACAATCGTTGTTGATAAAGAAGCTGATTTAGAATTAGCGGCTCAATCTATCGTTAAATCTGCATTTGGTTTCAGTGGACAAAAATGTTCTGCATGTTCACGTGCAGTAATCGTAGAAGACGTATATGACACAGTATTAAACCGTGTAGAAGAATTAACGAACGCTTTAACAGTTGGAATTCCTGATAACGACGAGCATTTCGTTGGTCCAGTTATCGATGGTGCATCATTCAAAAAAATTATGAGCTATATCGAGATTGGTAAAGAAGAAGGCCGTCTGGTTACTGGTGGTACTGGTGATGATTCTAAAGGATTCTTCATCCAACCAACTGTAATTGCTGACCTATCTCCAACTGCTCGTATTATGCAAGAAGAAATCTTTGGTCCAGTTGTTGGTATTACTAAAGCAAAAGATTTTGATGAAGCGTTAGATATTGCTAACAATACTGAATATGGTTTGACAGGTGCTGTTATTACTAACAATCGTCTAAACCAAGAAAAAGCACGTGAAGAGTTCCACGTTGGTAACTTATACTTCAACCGTGGATGTACTGGTGCAATTGTTGGATACCAACCATTCGGTGGATTCAATATGTCTGGAACAGATTCAAAAGCTGGTGGACCAGATTACGTCCAACTTCACATGCAAGCAAAAACAACTTCTGAAATGCTTTAAGATTTTTGAGGCAGACTTGGATAAAAGTCTGCCTTTATTTTAAATAAAAGGGGTAATGAGTGAATGACAATTTCATCACAAGTGATTGAGCAAACGAACAAATTTGGTGCAAACAACTATAACCCACTTCCAATCGTAGTATCTGAAGCTGAAGGAGTTTGGGTAAAAGATCCTGAAGGTAACAAATACATGGATATGCTGTCGGCTTATTCTGCAGTAAACCAAGGGCATCGCCATCCGAAAATTATTCAAGCATTAAAAGACCAAGCTGATCGTGTAACTTTAACTTCTCGTGCCTTCCATAATGACCAATTAGGTCCTTGGTATGAAAAAGTTAGTGAGTTAACAGGAAAAGAAATGGTATTACCAATGAATACTGGTGCTGAAGCTGTTGAAACTGCATTTAAAGCAGCTCGCAGATGGGCTTATGATGTTAAAGGGGTAGAAGCAGATCAAGCAGAAGTAATTGCTTGTAATGGAAACTTCCACGGTCGTACTATGGGAGCAGTTTCACTTTCATCTGATCCTGAATACAAACGTGGATTCGGACCATTGCTTCCTGGTATTAAACTTATTCCATATGGTGATTTAGAAGCGTTGAAAGCTGCAATTACACCTAATACCGCTGCATTTTTAATAGAACCAATTCAAGGAGAAGCAGGAATTATTATTCCTCCAGCTGGTTTCATGAAAGCAGCTCTTGAATTATGTCGTGAAAATAATGTGTTATTTATCGCTGATGAAATCCAAGCTGGTTTATGCCGTACTGGTAAAATGTTCGCATGTGAATGGGAAGAAGTAGACCCAGACATGTACATTCTAGGAAAAGCATTAGGTGGAGGAGTATTCCCAATCTCATGTATCGTTGCAAATAAAGATATTCTAAGTGTATTTAACCCAGGTTCTCATGGTTCTACATTTGGTGGTAACCCAATGGCATGTGCGGTTTCTTTAGCTGCATTAGACGTTTTAGTGGATGAAAAATTAGCTGATCGCTCTCTAGAATTGGGTAATTATTTCATGGATGCACTAAAAGAAATTAAACATCCTTCTATTAAAGACGTTCGTGGTCGTGGATTATTTATAGGAATGGAATTAACAGAAGAAGCACGTCCATTCTGTGAAGAGTTAAAAGAACTAGGATTATTATGTAAAGAAACGCATGATACGGTAATTCGTTTTGCTCCACCTCTAATCATTTCAAAAGAAGAGTTAGATTGGGCTATCGAAAAAATTCAAAAAGTATTCAATAAATAATAATTCTTAGAGAAATATCAACAATTCTATGTTACAATGGTTGCGAAGAAATAATAATAAATTAAAGAGGCGAAAATATAAAATGGCTGAAAATTTAAACCTGTTCACATCAACTCAGGCGGTTATTAAAGAGGCTCTGCACAAACTTGGTTATGACGAAGCAATGTATGATTTATTGAAAGAACCACTACGTATGCTAGAAGTTCGAATTCCAGTACGTATGGATGACAACACGGTGAAAGTTTTCACTGGATACCGTTCACAACATAATGATGCTGTTGGACCTACAAAAGGTGGAGTCCGTTTCCATCCAGGAGTAACACCAGATGAAATGAAAGCTCTATCTATGTGGATGACTTTAAAAGCTGGTATTGTTGACCTTCCTTATGGTGGTGGTAAAGGTGGAGTTATTTGTGATCCACGTGAAATGTCAATGGGAGAAATAGAACGCCTAAGCCGTGGATATGTACGTGCTGTTGGACAAATCGTTGGACCGACAAAAGACATTCCTGCTCCAGACGTATTTACAAATGCTCAAATCATGGCATGGATGATGGATGAATACAGTCGTATGGACCAATTCAATTCACCAGGCTTCATCACTGGTAAGCCACTAGTACTCGGTGGTTCACAAGGACGCGACCGCGCAACTGCTCAAGGTGTTACAATTATCATCAATGAAGCAGCAAAAAAACGCGATATTGATATGCAAGGTGCACGCGTTGTTATCCAAGGATTTGGTAATGCAGGAAGCTTTCTAGCTAAGTTTTTAAGTGACCAAGGTGCAAAAGTTATTGCTATTTCCGATGCATACGGGGCTTTACATGATCCAAACGGTTTAGACATTGACTATCTATTAGATCGTCGTGATAGCTTTGGAACGGTAACAACTCTATTTGAAAATACGATTTCTAACCAAGAATTATTAGAATTGGAATGTGATATTTTAGTTCCAGCTGCTATCGAAAACCAAATTACTGCGGAAAACGCTCATAATATTAAAGCGACTATCGTAGTAGAGGCTGCAAATGGACCAACTACAACAGAAGGTACTAAAATTCTTTATGATAGAGGAATTCTATTAGTGCCTGATGTTTTAGCTAGTGCTGGTGGAGTAACTGTTTCATATTTTGAATGGGTTCAAAATAACCAAGGTTACTACTGGACAGAAGAAGAAGTAGATGAAAAACTAGTGAAGAAAATGGTAGAAGCATTCCAAAACATTTACGAAGTTGCAACAACTCGTAATATTGATATGCGTCTAGCTGCTTATATGGTAGGTGTACGTAAAACTGCAGAAGCATCACGTTTCCGTGGTTGGGTATAAGTTAATAGTAAGGTGAACCGCTTGTATTTTACAAGCGGTTTTTTTATTATTAAGAAAGTATGGAAAGAGGAGGATTTTAGATGAACGCTTTTTCATTTTATAACCCTGTGAAATTGATATTTGGTAAAGGTCAAATAAGTAAATTAGGAGGAGAGTTATCTCCTTATGGGAAGAAAGTTCTTGTCGTTTACGGTGGAGGTAGTATAAAGAAAAATGGATTATACGACCAAGTAATGGCCGAATTAAAAGAAGTTGAAATGGTAGTATTTGAATTAGAGGGTGTAGAACCAAATCCTAGATTGGCAACTGCAAAACGGGGTGCAGAAATCTGTAAAGAAGAAGGGATAGACGTAATACTCGCAGTAGGTGGAGGTTCAGTGATAGATTGTACTAAACTTATCGCAGCTGCGGCTAAGTACGACGGAGATCCTTGGGATTTTGTCACGCGCAAAGCGGTTCCGCAAGAAGCATTGCCTTTTGGAGCTATATTAACGCTGGCAGCAACCGGTTCAGAGATGAATTCTGGGTCTGTTATTACTAATGAAGAAACACTAGAAAAATATGGCTGGGGAAATCCTTTAGTTTATCCGAAATTCTCCATTTTAGATCCGGTAAACACTTTCACAGTTCCTCTTGATCAAACGGTTTACGGAATAGTTGATATGATGTCTCATATGTTTGAGCAATACTATAACAATGCAACAAATACACCTGTTCAGGACGAATTGATAGAAGGGACTTTACGTTCAGTTATAGAAGTAGGACCAAAACTCATCAATGACCTAACCAACTATGAATATCGAGAAACTATATTATTTGCGGGCACCCTTGGTTTAAATGGCTTCCTACAAATGGGTTATAACGGCGACTGGGCAAGTCATAATTTAGAGCATGCAATTTCAGCTGTATATGATATTCCACACGGCGGGGGATTGGCTATCGTTTTCCCTAGATGGATGCGTCATAACGTAAAAGTAAATCCACAGCGTTTTGCGAAGCTTGCAACAAATGTTTTTAAAGTGAATCCAGAAGGTAAAACTGTTGAAGAGGTAGCTCATGAAGGAATAGATCGCTTAGAGGAGTTTTGGAATTCTTTAAACGCACCATCCAAATTAGCTGACTATAATATAGATGACAGCAAAATAGACCTTATGGTAGAAAAGGCAATGGTCTACGGAGACTATGGTAACTTCCATAAGTTAAATGCTGAAGACACTAAATCTATTTTGACTGCTTGTCTATAGTGAAATGAAACCACATGACAATTAATTGTCATGTGGTTTTTTATTTACTCCAAGATAGAAAAAGATGAATCACAACGCTAGTCATGATTCACCTTTTAAATTTAGTCAAGCACGTGTTTTTAACACAGTATGGGGATCCTTATGTTGAGTCCATGTTCTGATTCCATCATCCTCATCAAATGAGATTGTAATATCTGTTACTCCTTGTTGAGTTAAAATTAGTTCTTTTATATTATCGCTGATATCATCTACTTCGGCGAAGGTATACTGAGGATCAATTTCTACAATTATTTCTACATGCAGATATTCACCTTCCTTTATTACCTCAAGCTTTTGAATATCTTTTACATGCTCATTTTCAGATACAATATGAGCAATATGAACAAGCATTTGTTCATCCGTTTCCCCTAATGCGCCTCTAGCGTTATCTAGGAATACTTTTCCAACTACATAGAACATCATTATACCAATCATAATAGAAGCGATACCCTCTGCTTGTAAAAAACCAGTGAAGTGAGAAATTAGAACAGCTACGAAAGCTAAGATACCTCCAGATGTTGCTACCAAATCTTCCATAAAAACAAGTTTTGTTGCAGGTTTTGCTCTACTTAAGTTAGCAAAACTTGTTGTTAATGGGGATAGAAGGGTACCTTTAATACCAACTTCATGCAAAATTTCTTTCCCTGCTTTGTACAGAACTACAAATTCTAACACAATGGCAATTGCAAGTACGCTAAGTGTGATTGCTACACCTGTAGATTCGCTTGGATGTTGTATATGGTGCCATCCTTCTATAATAGTCTCGTAAGATAAAATACCGACGATAATTACAGCGCCTAAGCAAACGAGGTTTACTAAGCGCCCAAAACCATTTGGAAATCTTGGTGTTGGTGCTTTCTTAGACAATGAAGAACCGATGTAAACGAAGAATTGGTTTGCTGCATCACCTATGGAGTGCATCATTTCTGCGAACATTGCTACATTTCCAGTAAAGAAAAACGCTCCACCTTTTAACAAGGCTATAATTGTATTTACAATTGCTGCTAATAAAGAGGGTTTGTTGCCGTCTTTTAATAACTTGAATAATTCTCCCATATGATTGCTCCTTTTAAATAGATTCTACCTCTACCGATTCAATAAAACTTTGTTTTTTTATCGTAGCGTAGAATTCAGCAGTATTTTTTTTAGTAATTATGGATAATCTCATATCCATTTCGTGTTTAACCGTATTATTGTCTAAAGTGATGTCTTTAATGCGGATACTTTCTATATAAACACCGCTTCCTTGTAAAAAGTCATATACTTTAGGTATACTTTCTGGATTTCCTACCAAAACTGTAAGGGATAATTCCTTCGATCTCAATCGTTTTGGTCCTATTTTAGTGAGAAGTGGAGGGATCAATTCAATTCCTACTATTACAATAATTACACTAAGTGCTGATTCAACATAAAACCCTGCACCAACGGCTATACCTATTCCTCCAGCTCCCCAAATCATAGCAGCAGTCGTTAAGCCGGTTATACTATCATTTCCTTTACGTAATATAACTCCAGCTCCGAGAAAACCTATTCCACTAACTATTTGTGCTGCTAAACGCAAAGGATCCATCGTAATATTTATAGCGTCATTTGGAGAAGCTTTATAAGCAGCTTCAATGGATATGTATGTTAGTAGACAGCTAAATGTAGCAATTACTATACTTGTCTTTAATCCAATCGGTTTCTTCTTTAGTTCCCTTTCTATACCTATTATTAAACTTAATAATGCAGCAAAAATTAATTTAAATATGATTTCAGTATAATCATTAAGGTAGTTTAGCCATTCCATCAAAACTCCTCCTTATTTCTTTTAATGTATTGAGAGCTTTTTTAACCACTATCTACTATTAATTGCCCTACTTTATGGAATAGCATAGTTCGGTAGATTTGTTTCTCTTATTATAAGGATTGAGATAATTAAAATAAAGCGCTGTTGTATTCGTTGTTTTGAGTTATGAGAGGTTTTCTATTACTCAAACTAATATTTTTTTCGGCTTGAAATGAATTGATAATTTGATTTATCAAGTTAATAATGGGCTAAAAGGATAGAAAGATACCTAGTTGGTTGTTTCGAATAATGAAGATCTGTTCTTAATAAGATACGAGTAATTCAAGAGTTTAGTAGTTATTTAAGTTTTTTTCATAAAAAGGGTTGCTTTTTATTTCTAAACGATGTATATTAATACTTGTCCTTCGGAACGAGATACAAACAACTTGAAAAACTTCAAAAAAATGTTTGACATCAAATCTGAAATAAGTTATACTAATAAAGTCGTCAAAACGACTTGAACAACATGAACATTGAAAACTGAACATGCAAAACGTTAAGACATACAGCTTATCAGCTAACTTGTTAGAATGATAAGCAAAACAATTTTGACATCATTTAATGATGATGCCAGCAAAACAAAATGAGCTTTTTAAGTTCTCTATTATGGAGAGTTTGATCCTGGCTCAGGACGAACGCTGGCGGCATGCCTAATACATGCAAGTCGAGCGAATGACGAAGAAGCTTGCTTCTTCTGATTTAGCGGCGGACGGGTGAGTAACACGTGGGCAACCTGCCCTGTAGATTGGGATAACTCCGGGAAACCGGGGCTAATACCGAATAATCCATTTCCTCACATGGGGAAATGTTAAAAGACGGTCTCGGCTGTCACTACAGGATGGGCCCGCGGCGCATTAGCTAGTTGGTGAGGTAACGGCTCACCAAGGCGACGATGCGTAGCCGACCTGAGAGGGTGATCGGCCACACTGGGACTGAGACACGGCCCAGACTCCTACGGGAGGCAGCAGTAGGGAATCTTCCACAATGGACGAAAGTCTGATGGAGCAATGCCGCGTGAGTGAAGAAGGTTTTCGGATCGTAAAACTCTGTTGTGAGGGAAGAACAAGTACGAGAGTAACTGCTCGTACCTTGACGGTACCTCATTAGAAAGCCACGGCTAACTACGTGCCAGCAGCCGCGGTAATACGTAGGTGGCAAGCGTTGTCCGGAATTATTGGGCGTAAAGCGCGCGCAGGCGGTCCTTTAAGTCTGATGTGAAATCCCACGGCTCAACCGTGGAAGGTCATTGGAAACTGGGGGACTTGAGTACAGAAGAGGAAAGCGGAATTCCAAGTGTAGCGGTGAAATGCGTAGAGATTTGGAGGAACACCAGTGGCGAAGGCGGCTTTCTGGTCTGTAACTGACGCTGAGGCGCGAAAGCGTGGGGAGCAAACAGGATTAGATACCCTGGTAGTCCACGCCGTAAACGATGAGTGCTAAGTGTTAGGGGGTTTCCGCCCCTTAGTGCTGCAGCTAACGCATTAAGCACTCCGCCTGGGGAGTACGGTCGCAAGACTGAAACTCAAAGGAATTGACGGGGGCCCGCACAAGCGGTGGAGCATGTGGTTTAATTCGAAGCAACGCGAAGAACCTTACCAGGTCTTGACATCCCGCTGACCGCTCTAGAGATAGAGTTTTCCCTTCGGGGACAGCGGTGACAGGTGGTGCATGGTTGTCGTCAGCTCGTGTCGTGAGATGTTGGGTTAAGTCCCGCAACGAGCGCAACCCTTGATCTTAGTTGCCAGCATTCAGTTGGGCACTCTAAGGTGACTGCCGGTGATAAACCGGAGGAAGGTGGGGATGACGTCAAATCATCATGCCCCTTATGACCTGGGCTACACACGTGCTACAATGGACGGTACAGAGGGTCGCAACCCCGCGAGGGTGAGCAAATCCCATAAAACCGTTCTCAGTTCGGATTGTAGGCTGCAACTCGCCTACATGAAGCCGGAATCGCTAGTAATCGTGGATCAGCATGCCACGGTGAATACGTTCCCGGGCCTTGTACACACCGCCCGTCACACCACGAGAGTTTGTAACACCCGAAGTCGGTGGGGTAACCCTTACGGGAGCCAGCCGCCGAAGGTGGGACAGATGATTGGGGTGAAGTCGTAACAAGGTAGCCGTATCGGAAGGTGCGGCTGGATCACCTCCTTTCTAAGGATAAT carries:
- a CDS encoding sigma 54-interacting transcriptional regulator produces the protein MDEQIKDFLPFYKFATEHVAVGIHAVNLSGKTIIYNEKMKEIEGLNLTDIVDRSIFELFQFEQQESTLLKVLNNGEPVLRAKQTYWNRNGQEITTINDTYPVWQDKKLIGAVEFSRDITALERLIYQPLKRYNEAITLSSITAVSTDMQEVLERSIKAAHVRMPVLLVGEAGTGKELIAEGIHNQLSPVNIQFISLFCHSSDSLLINKFQKELADISNCTIFCERIDLLSLELQNELLQILSSNEGRQNLYIASIGEDPVDLIASNKLNKELYYYFAKISISIPPLRKRTEDILPFMYDYFNRYLNRYGSTINEIDEDVVQAFLMYEWPGNLKELELLLDEISSMVTTEQVLKFDMLPLHFKLKVQDFNETLGKAEDFVITSDKELVPLDEYLRSAEMYYLQKALDKFDGNITKAAEALGMSRQNLQYRIRKMKK
- the pruA gene encoding L-glutamate gamma-semialdehyde dehydrogenase; protein product: MIPYKHEAFTDFSKEENKKAIQEGYKVVDAYLGNDFPLIVGGERITTEAKIKSYNPAKKEELVGAVSKATKEIASKAMDIADETFKTWKKVKPEIRADVLFKAAAIIRRRKFEFTALLSREAGKTWVEADVEVAEGIDFLEYYGREMLRIKNGAPVESRPGEYNQYNYIPLGVAVVISPWNFPFAIMAGTTVAAMVAGNTVLLKPASTTPVVSYKFVEVLEEAGMLPGVVNFIPGSGAEIGDFMVEHPRTRLISFTGSRDVGLGIVEKSSKLAPGQIWIKRSILEMGGKDTIVVDKEADLELAAQSIVKSAFGFSGQKCSACSRAVIVEDVYDTVLNRVEELTNALTVGIPDNDEHFVGPVIDGASFKKIMSYIEIGKEEGRLVTGGTGDDSKGFFIQPTVIADLSPTARIMQEEIFGPVVGITKAKDFDEALDIANNTEYGLTGAVITNNRLNQEKAREEFHVGNLYFNRGCTGAIVGYQPFGGFNMSGTDSKAGGPDYVQLHMQAKTTSEML
- a CDS encoding ornithine--oxo-acid transaminase; this translates as MTISSQVIEQTNKFGANNYNPLPIVVSEAEGVWVKDPEGNKYMDMLSAYSAVNQGHRHPKIIQALKDQADRVTLTSRAFHNDQLGPWYEKVSELTGKEMVLPMNTGAEAVETAFKAARRWAYDVKGVEADQAEVIACNGNFHGRTMGAVSLSSDPEYKRGFGPLLPGIKLIPYGDLEALKAAITPNTAAFLIEPIQGEAGIIIPPAGFMKAALELCRENNVLFIADEIQAGLCRTGKMFACEWEEVDPDMYILGKALGGGVFPISCIVANKDILSVFNPGSHGSTFGGNPMACAVSLAALDVLVDEKLADRSLELGNYFMDALKEIKHPSIKDVRGRGLFIGMELTEEARPFCEELKELGLLCKETHDTVIRFAPPLIISKEELDWAIEKIQKVFNK
- a CDS encoding Glu/Leu/Phe/Val family dehydrogenase; this translates as MAENLNLFTSTQAVIKEALHKLGYDEAMYDLLKEPLRMLEVRIPVRMDDNTVKVFTGYRSQHNDAVGPTKGGVRFHPGVTPDEMKALSMWMTLKAGIVDLPYGGGKGGVICDPREMSMGEIERLSRGYVRAVGQIVGPTKDIPAPDVFTNAQIMAWMMDEYSRMDQFNSPGFITGKPLVLGGSQGRDRATAQGVTIIINEAAKKRDIDMQGARVVIQGFGNAGSFLAKFLSDQGAKVIAISDAYGALHDPNGLDIDYLLDRRDSFGTVTTLFENTISNQELLELECDILVPAAIENQITAENAHNIKATIVVEAANGPTTTEGTKILYDRGILLVPDVLASAGGVTVSYFEWVQNNQGYYWTEEEVDEKLVKKMVEAFQNIYEVATTRNIDMRLAAYMVGVRKTAEASRFRGWV
- a CDS encoding iron-containing alcohol dehydrogenase, producing the protein MNAFSFYNPVKLIFGKGQISKLGGELSPYGKKVLVVYGGGSIKKNGLYDQVMAELKEVEMVVFELEGVEPNPRLATAKRGAEICKEEGIDVILAVGGGSVIDCTKLIAAAAKYDGDPWDFVTRKAVPQEALPFGAILTLAATGSEMNSGSVITNEETLEKYGWGNPLVYPKFSILDPVNTFTVPLDQTVYGIVDMMSHMFEQYYNNATNTPVQDELIEGTLRSVIEVGPKLINDLTNYEYRETILFAGTLGLNGFLQMGYNGDWASHNLEHAISAVYDIPHGGGLAIVFPRWMRHNVKVNPQRFAKLATNVFKVNPEGKTVEEVAHEGIDRLEEFWNSLNAPSKLADYNIDDSKIDLMVEKAMVYGDYGNFHKLNAEDTKSILTACL
- a CDS encoding cation diffusion facilitator family transporter, with the translated sequence MGELFKLLKDGNKPSLLAAIVNTIIALLKGGAFFFTGNVAMFAEMMHSIGDAANQFFVYIGSSLSKKAPTPRFPNGFGRLVNLVCLGAVIIVGILSYETIIEGWHHIQHPSESTGVAITLSVLAIAIVLEFVVLYKAGKEILHEVGIKGTLLSPLTTSFANLSRAKPATKLVFMEDLVATSGGILAFVAVLISHFTGFLQAEGIASIMIGIMMFYVVGKVFLDNARGALGETDEQMLVHIAHIVSENEHVKDIQKLEVIKEGEYLHVEIIVEIDPQYTFAEVDDISDNIKELILTQQGVTDITISFDEDDGIRTWTQHKDPHTVLKTRA
- a CDS encoding MgtC/SapB family protein, yielding MEWLNYLNDYTEIIFKLIFAALLSLIIGIERELKKKPIGLKTSIVIATFSCLLTYISIEAAYKASPNDAINITMDPLRLAAQIVSGIGFLGAGVILRKGNDSITGLTTAAMIWGAGGIGIAVGAGFYVESALSVIIVIVGIELIPPLLTKIGPKRLRSKELSLTVLVGNPESIPKVYDFLQGSGVYIESIRIKDITLDNNTVKHEMDMRLSIITKKNTAEFYATIKKQSFIESVEVESI